Proteins found in one Nitratiruptor sp. SB155-2 genomic segment:
- a CDS encoding DDE-type integrase/transposase/recombinase yields the protein MQIRYTFPGLKGYKRLKQIYYNSLMISEEAKRRKKILEFWQKYGLEATIEAFGVSRRTLYRWKKSFNDANGDIKALNPKSRKPKKVRESKVPLEVIKEIKRLREKYPNIGKAKLYHLLKPFCEAKGVKTPSESTIGRIIAKAPDTMRLVPYRIDTKGKVQPKKRVQKSRKPKNLKTKPFELWAVDTIQIVSNGIKRYILTMIDPLTRIAFAVAIPSKRAKHTAYALEALIDGITSIKHKRKLAILSDNGSEFKKEFDALLEQKGLTHYWTYPKSPKMNAHNERFNRTIQEQFIQYYEDVLFTDLQKFNKKLAKWLIDYNTKIPHHSLNLKSPVQFLPENHYECHMYWTYTHS from the coding sequence GTGCAAATCAGATACACATTTCCAGGGCTCAAAGGGTATAAAAGATTAAAGCAAATCTATTACAATAGCCTCATGATAAGTGAAGAGGCAAAAAGAAGAAAAAAGATACTGGAGTTTTGGCAAAAATATGGATTGGAAGCTACAATAGAGGCTTTTGGAGTAAGCAGAAGAACGCTTTATCGCTGGAAAAAGAGTTTCAATGATGCAAATGGAGATATCAAAGCCTTAAACCCAAAATCACGTAAACCAAAAAAAGTAAGAGAGTCAAAAGTACCACTAGAAGTTATAAAAGAGATAAAACGATTAAGAGAAAAATATCCCAACATCGGTAAAGCAAAACTCTACCATCTACTGAAACCCTTTTGTGAAGCAAAAGGAGTGAAAACTCCTTCAGAATCAACAATAGGAAGAATTATCGCAAAAGCACCAGATACAATGAGACTCGTTCCCTATCGCATCGATACAAAAGGAAAAGTTCAACCAAAAAAGAGAGTTCAAAAAAGTCGCAAACCCAAAAACCTTAAAACTAAACCATTTGAACTCTGGGCAGTAGATACCATCCAAATAGTCTCAAACGGTATAAAACGATATATCCTTACCATGATAGACCCACTCACACGTATTGCATTCGCAGTGGCAATTCCATCCAAAAGAGCAAAACATACTGCATACGCCTTGGAAGCTCTCATCGATGGAATAACATCTATCAAACATAAACGTAAACTCGCAATTCTTTCTGATAATGGCAGTGAGTTCAAAAAAGAGTTTGACGCTCTGCTTGAACAAAAAGGTCTCACACATTATTGGACATATCCTAAAAGTCCTAAAATGAATGCACACAATGAGAGATTTAACAGAACCATCCAAGAACAGTTTATTCAATACTATGAAGATGTACTCTTTACAGACTTACAAAAATTCAATAAAAAATTAGCAAAATGGCTTATCGATTACAATACCAAAATACCACACCATTCACTTAATCTCAAATCTCCGGTACAATTCCTCCCTGAAAATCATTATGAGTGCCATATGTATTGGACTTATACACACTCTTGA
- the tuf gene encoding elongation factor Tu: MAKEKFVKTKPHVNIGTIGHVDHGKTTLTAAITAVLAEKGYAEKRDYDQIDNAPEERERGITIATSHVEYETDKRHYAHVDCPGHADYVKNMITGAAQMDGAILVVSAADGPMPQTREHILLARQVGVPYIVVFLNKEDMVDDPELLELVEMEVRELLNEYDFPGDDVPVIAGSALKALEEAKEGKLGEWSEKILKLMEAVDEYIPTPERDIDKPFLMPIEDVFSISGRGTVVTGRIERGVVKVGDEIEIVGLRPTQKTTVTGVEMFRKELDQGEAGDNVGVLLRGTKKEEVERGQVLAQPGTITPHTKFEAEIYVLTKEEGGRHTPFFSGYRPQFYVRTTDVTGTITLPEGVEMVMPGDNVKINAELIAPIALEEGTRFAIREGGRTVGAGVVSKIIE; the protein is encoded by the coding sequence ATGGCAAAAGAAAAGTTTGTCAAAACCAAGCCGCATGTGAACATCGGTACTATCGGTCACGTTGACCACGGTAAAACAACTCTTACTGCTGCAATCACTGCAGTACTTGCAGAAAAAGGGTATGCAGAAAAAAGAGATTATGATCAAATCGATAATGCACCTGAAGAGAGAGAAAGAGGGATTACTATCGCTACTTCTCACGTAGAGTATGAAACTGACAAGAGACACTACGCACACGTTGACTGTCCAGGGCACGCCGACTACGTTAAAAACATGATTACCGGTGCTGCTCAGATGGACGGAGCGATTCTTGTTGTTTCTGCCGCAGACGGTCCTATGCCTCAAACAAGAGAGCACATCCTTCTTGCACGACAGGTTGGTGTTCCTTATATCGTTGTTTTTCTAAACAAAGAAGATATGGTTGATGATCCAGAACTTCTTGAACTTGTTGAAATGGAAGTTCGAGAACTTTTGAATGAATACGATTTTCCAGGAGATGATGTTCCTGTAATTGCTGGTTCTGCACTAAAAGCTTTGGAAGAAGCTAAAGAGGGCAAACTCGGTGAATGGAGCGAAAAAATTCTTAAGCTTATGGAAGCGGTTGATGAATATATTCCAACTCCTGAAAGAGACATCGATAAGCCATTCTTGATGCCAATTGAAGACGTATTCTCTATCTCTGGTCGAGGTACTGTTGTTACTGGTAGAATCGAAAGAGGTGTTGTAAAAGTTGGAGATGAAATTGAAATCGTAGGACTTCGACCAACTCAAAAAACGACTGTTACTGGCGTTGAAATGTTTAGAAAAGAGCTAGATCAAGGTGAAGCTGGTGACAACGTTGGTGTACTTCTTCGAGGTACTAAAAAAGAAGAGGTTGAAAGAGGTCAAGTTCTTGCTCAACCAGGAACTATCACTCCTCATACAAAATTTGAAGCAGAAATTTACGTATTGACAAAAGAGGAAGGTGGACGACACACTCCTTTCTTTAGCGGATATCGACCACAGTTCTATGTACGAACGACTGACGTTACTGGAACTATTACACTTCCAGAAGGCGTTGAGATGGTTATGCCTGGAGATAACGTTAAAATCAATGCAGAACTTATCGCACCTATCGCTCTTGAAGAGGGAACACGATTCGCTATCCGAGAGGGTGGTAGAACTGTTGGTGCTGGTGTAGTAAGTAAAATCATCGAATAA
- the rpmG gene encoding 50S ribosomal protein L33, whose protein sequence is MRDIVHLACEECGRRNYHTTKNKKTHPEKFEIRKYCKFCKKHTKHKEAKL, encoded by the coding sequence ATGAGAGACATTGTACATTTAGCTTGTGAAGAGTGTGGAAGAAGAAACTATCACACGACAAAGAATAAAAAAACGCATCCAGAAAAATTTGAAATTAGAAAATATTGTAAATTCTGCAAAAAACACACAAAACATAAAGAAGCGAAACTGTAA
- the secE gene encoding preprotein translocase subunit SecE produces MEKFISYIKLSKLELEKVIFPTNEQVKNAYIAVFVVVTVVALFLALVDGTMSFILSHIM; encoded by the coding sequence ATGGAAAAATTCATATCATACATCAAATTATCGAAACTAGAATTAGAGAAAGTTATATTTCCAACAAATGAGCAAGTAAAAAACGCATATATCGCTGTTTTTGTCGTTGTAACAGTTGTAGCGCTCTTTTTAGCTTTAGTTGATGGGACGATGTCGTTTATCCTGTCACATATAATGTAA
- the nusG gene encoding transcription termination/antitermination protein NusG — MAHKWYAIQVYSGSEKAVKKAIENLAEEENLKDRIKEVVVPTEDVIEVKSGKKKITERSIYPGYVFANMDLDIDLWQKIQSLPKVSRFIGESKKPTPISEADVRKIMEKAEKKGAPKPKISYEPGEMVRITEGPFANFTGVVEEYDMEHGKLKLNVSIFGRSTPVEILYTQVEKII; from the coding sequence ATGGCACATAAATGGTACGCAATCCAAGTCTATAGCGGAAGTGAGAAGGCTGTAAAAAAGGCTATAGAGAACTTGGCTGAAGAAGAGAATTTAAAAGATAGAATCAAAGAAGTTGTTGTGCCAACAGAAGATGTGATCGAAGTGAAAAGTGGTAAGAAAAAAATCACCGAAAGAAGTATTTATCCAGGATATGTTTTTGCAAATATGGATCTAGACATCGATCTATGGCAAAAAATACAAAGCTTACCAAAAGTTTCTCGATTTATCGGAGAATCGAAGAAGCCAACTCCAATCAGTGAAGCCGATGTGCGAAAGATTATGGAAAAGGCAGAGAAAAAAGGCGCTCCAAAGCCGAAAATTTCTTATGAACCAGGTGAAATGGTTCGTATCACAGAAGGACCATTTGCAAACTTTACTGGAGTTGTAGAAGAGTATGATATGGAGCATGGAAAATTAAAACTTAACGTATCTATTTTTGGAAGAAGTACGCCAGTAGAAATACTATACACGCAAGTTGAAAAAATCATATAA
- the rplK gene encoding 50S ribosomal protein L11 — MAKKVVDQFKLQIPAGKANPSPPVGPALGQRGVNIMEFCKAFNEKTKDMMGFNIPVVITVYSDRSFTFVTKQPPATDLIKKAAGIQKGSDNPLKNKVGKITQAQLEEIAKTKMPDLNTTDLEAAKRIIAGSCRSMGVEIVD, encoded by the coding sequence ATGGCTAAAAAAGTCGTAGACCAGTTTAAATTACAAATACCAGCAGGGAAAGCAAATCCTTCACCTCCAGTAGGGCCAGCACTTGGACAGCGCGGCGTAAATATTATGGAGTTCTGTAAAGCATTTAATGAAAAGACAAAAGATATGATGGGATTTAATATCCCTGTTGTTATCACAGTATACAGTGATAGAAGCTTTACATTCGTAACAAAACAGCCACCTGCCACTGACCTTATTAAAAAAGCAGCAGGTATCCAAAAAGGTAGTGACAATCCACTGAAAAACAAAGTAGGTAAAATCACTCAAGCTCAACTTGAAGAGATTGCAAAAACGAAAATGCCAGATTTAAATACGACTGATCTTGAAGCTGCAAAAAGAATTATTGCAGGAAGTTGTAGAAGTATGGGAGTCGAAATCGTCGACTAA
- the rplA gene encoding 50S ribosomal protein L1, translating to MAKKHSKRYQQLLEKIEKGKIYSIDEAVKKVKELKSAKFDETVELALRLGVDPRHADQMVRGSVVLPHGTGKTVRVAVFAKGAKADEAKECGADIVGAEDLVEQIQNGNIDFDIAIATPDMMGLVGKIGRILGPKGLMPNPKTGTVTMDVCQAVKNAKAGQVNFRVDKKGNIHAGIGKASFSEEALKENLETFVAQINKLKPAAAKGRYIQHAALSLTMSPAVELNTQELMDIKG from the coding sequence ATGGCGAAAAAACATTCAAAAAGATATCAACAATTATTGGAAAAAATCGAAAAAGGCAAAATCTATTCTATAGATGAAGCGGTAAAAAAAGTTAAAGAATTAAAATCAGCTAAATTTGATGAAACAGTAGAACTTGCCCTTCGACTGGGAGTAGATCCTAGACACGCTGATCAAATGGTACGAGGATCTGTTGTATTGCCTCACGGGACTGGAAAAACTGTGCGCGTTGCAGTATTTGCAAAAGGTGCAAAAGCTGATGAAGCAAAAGAGTGTGGAGCCGATATTGTCGGTGCAGAAGATTTGGTTGAACAGATTCAAAACGGCAACATAGATTTCGACATCGCAATAGCTACACCTGACATGATGGGGCTTGTCGGAAAGATTGGTCGTATTTTAGGACCTAAAGGTCTTATGCCTAACCCTAAAACAGGTACGGTAACAATGGATGTTTGTCAGGCTGTTAAAAATGCCAAAGCGGGTCAGGTAAACTTTAGAGTAGATAAAAAAGGGAACATCCACGCCGGTATAGGAAAAGCGAGTTTTTCTGAAGAAGCATTGAAAGAGAACCTTGAAACTTTTGTCGCTCAGATTAATAAGCTGAAACCGGCTGCGGCAAAAGGACGATATATCCAACATGCAGCACTCTCTCTTACGATGAGTCCAGCTGTTGAGCTGAATACGCAAGAGTTGATGGATATCAAAGGCTAA
- the rplJ gene encoding 50S ribosomal protein L10 has translation MTRSQKEEVVQYLTEEFKNAAAIVDCDYKGMSVSELESLRRIAKEKGLKVRVVKNTLAMIALRNNGVEDFQLKDTNVLIWGDDLVELAKTVTDFAKEHKENFQIKQGYFEGEVADASKIEAYSKLPSKEELLGMLLSVWTAPIRNLLYVWNAPKQNFVTVLENIRQQKES, from the coding sequence TTGACACGCAGCCAGAAAGAAGAGGTTGTTCAGTACCTCACGGAAGAATTCAAAAACGCTGCTGCGATCGTTGATTGTGACTACAAAGGCATGAGTGTATCCGAGCTTGAGTCACTGAGACGAATTGCAAAAGAGAAGGGACTCAAAGTAAGAGTTGTGAAAAATACTCTTGCAATGATCGCTCTTCGAAATAACGGCGTTGAGGACTTCCAACTCAAAGACACCAATGTGTTGATCTGGGGTGATGATCTTGTTGAGCTTGCAAAAACAGTAACTGATTTTGCAAAAGAGCATAAAGAGAACTTTCAGATCAAACAAGGGTACTTTGAAGGCGAAGTCGCAGATGCGAGCAAAATCGAAGCATATAGCAAGTTGCCAAGCAAAGAGGAGCTTCTTGGTATGCTTCTATCTGTTTGGACTGCTCCAATTCGAAATTTGCTCTATGTATGGAATGCACCGAAACAGAATTTCGTAACTGTGCTTGAAAATATTCGACAACAAAAAGAAAGCTAA